From Pan troglodytes isolate AG18354 chromosome 9, NHGRI_mPanTro3-v2.0_pri, whole genome shotgun sequence, the proteins below share one genomic window:
- the BSX gene encoding brain-specific homeobox protein homolog, producing MNLNFTSPLHPASSQRPTSFFIEDILLHKPKPLREVAPDHFASSLASRVPLLDYGYPLMPTPTLLAPHAHHPLHKGDHHHPYFLTTSGMPVPALFPHPQHAELPGKHCRRRKARTVFSDSQLSGLEKRFEIQRYLSTPERVELATALSLSETQVKTWFQNRRMKHKKQLRKSQDEPKAPEGPESPEGSPRGSEAATAAEARLSLPAGPFVLTEPEDEVDIGDEGELGSGPHVL from the exons ATGAATCTCAACTTCACCTCTCCTCTACACCCGGCGTCTTCTCAGAGGCCCACATCCTTCTTCATCGAGGACATCCTGCTGCACAAGCCCAAGCCGCTGAGAGAGGTGGCCCCAGACCATTTCGCCAGCTCTCTGGCCTCTCGGGTGCCTCTGCTAGACTATGGCTACCCCCTCATGCCCACACCCACCCTCTTGGCTCCTCACGCCCATCACCCTCTGCATAAGGGAGACCACCACCATCCTTATTTCCTCACCACCTCGG GGATGCCAGTCCCAGCGCTGTTCCCGCACCCGCAGCACGCGGAGCTGCCGGGGAAGCACTGCCGCCGCCGCAAAGCCCGCACGGTTTTCTCTGACTCGCAGCTCTCGGGCTTGGAGAAGAGGTTCGAGATCCAGCGCTACCTGTCCACGCCAGAACGAGTGGAGCTGGCCACGGCCCTCAGCCTGTCCGAGACGCAG GTGAAAACGTGGTTCCAGAACCGGCGGATGAAGCATAAAAAGCAACTGCGGAAAAGCCAAGACGAACCCAAAGCACCAGAGGGGCCAGAAAGCCCCGAGGGCAGCCCCCGCGGTTCAGAGGCCGCCACCGCCGCCGAGGCTCGGCTGAGCCTGCCCGCCGGTCCCTTCGTGCTGACCGAGCCAGAGGACGAGGTGGACATTGGAGACGAGGGGGAGCTGGGCTCAGGGCCGCACGTGCTCTGA